GGAGCATGACTTCCGTGGAGCTTTTCAACTGCAACTTCTCCTTGATGTGCGCGCGGAACGAATTGATCGTGGCGATGGTGAGATTCAGTTCCTCCGCGATTTGCCGCGTGCCCTTCCCCTGGCCCATCATGCGAAACACTTCCAATTCGCGGTCGCTTAATTTGTGCAAGGCCGATGAAGGTTCGTCGCGTTTGCCGCGGGTGAATTTCGCGAGCATGGAAGTGGACATGCGCGGGCTCACGTAAATATCGCCGTTCAAAACGGTGGCAATCGCCGTTTCAACTGTGCGGCCCGGTTCATGTTTCATCACGTAACCCATCGCGCCCGCCCGCAACGCGCGCTCCGCGTAGAGCGATTCGTCGTGCATCGAGACGACCAGCACCGGCAAATCTTCGTATTGGTCGCGGATGCTTTTGATGAGGTCAATGCCGCTGGTTCCCGCGAGCGAAATGTCCACCAGCACGAGGTCGGGCTTCAATTCGGGAATCGCCTGGAGCGCCTGTGCGGCGTCCGCCGCCTGGCCGCAAACCACCGTCTCGGGATTGTCGTCAATCATCTGCTGCAATCCCTGGCGGAACAACGGATGATCGTCCACGATGAGGATTCGGCTTTTTTCAGCGGGGCTTTTACTCATAATTTTCCCGGGCAGACGCGCCGGTGTCCCTCGTGCCGTTCATTGCACGCGGCGCTTTTTTGCGTCCATTTTCCGCCGCCGACTCGCGGGAAATCGTTTGAAAAAGACATACGATATGGGTGCCGGAACCGGGGCGGCTCTGCAAGTTCAAAGTCGCGCCGATCACCCGCGCGCGATAGTGCATGATGCGCACGCCCATGCCGGTTTGCGCCACGGATTCCGGCGTGAAACCACAGCCGTCATCTTTTACTTCGAGCGCGTAACGACCATCAGCCGGGCCCAAATAAATCGTGATGTTCTCCGCCCGGGAATGTTTCGCCGCGTTCGCCACCGCTTCGAGCGCGATGTAATATAGGTGCAGCGCGATTTCATTTTCAACGATCGCCGCCGGTTCGCCCGCGATGAAACGGCAGTTGACCTTGAACAATTCGGCGGAGTTCGTCGCGAGTTCCTCCAATGCCGACGCGAGCCCGTTCTCCTCCAGCCGCACCGGAAATAATCCGCGTGCGACGCCGCGGGTCTGGCTGATCGCGGTGTTGATGAGCGTGCTGATGCCTTCGGCCTGCGCAAATTCGGGATTGCCTTTTTGCTGCAAACGATTCGCCAGCGTGTGGCTCATGAACGCGATGCCCGCAAGCTGCTGGCAAACGCCGTCGTGAAGGTCGTGCCCGATGCGCCGCTGTTCGCGATTGCTGATTTCGAGAATTTCGCGCTCAAGACGTTTGCGTTCCGTGATGTCGCGCGCGATGCCCTCAACTTCAACGAACTGCCCGTCCGACTCAATCAATCGCGTGCTGATTTCCAATTTTACGCGCTGTTCCGGCGCCACTACAAAATCCCATTCCGCCGTCGGTGGCGCAGTCCCTGTGAGCACCTGGTCGAGCCAGTTTTGCGCAGCCGCCTGTTCCTCGGGGACGATCAGGTTCACGATCTTGCGCCCGAGAATGTCCGTGCGTTTGCGTTGCAACAGGCGTTCGCCGGTCTGGTTCACGGTCGTGATGCGCCCGTTGAGATCGAGCGTGTAAACCATGTCGTTCGCGTTTTCAAAAAGATTGATGTAACGCTCTTCGAGCGCGGCTTCGTCCTCCAATTTTTGCCGGATGAGTTGCGTTTGCCGGCTCACCTGCCGCCGCAAAAGCGCCACCCACGCCAGCGCAAATGCAAATGCCAGCATCATGCCGCCGACCAGCATGAAGGTGTGCCGCGAAGTCCACCACGGCGGCGTTTCGAGCAACTCAATGTCCGCGGGCTGGCGCAGCAACAACCGAAATGTCGCGGGCTCGTGCCGTTCGCCGCCCTGGATGGAACACACGCCCGTGAGCCGCACGAGGCTGCCGGATGGCAGCGCGGGCACGTCTTGTTTGCGATTCTGCGTTTCCAGATGCGCGGTGAAAATGATCGGGCCGTCCTGCAACACGAGTTGCGGATTCGCCGAGCGCGGTACGCTTTGCAGCAATCGCGCTTTGATTTCGACGACCAGGTTGTCGTTCGTTCCCTGCAACAGGATTTGTTCAGCCGACATTTTTCGCGCGGCGGGCAGCGGGCCGGTGCCGGTTTTGCGAAACGAAGCTTCTTCGAGGTACGGCGAGAAATCGCCAATGACGGGAAAGCCAAGCACGTCCACGATGTCGCCAACCTGCACGCCGCTCGCCTGCCGCGTGAGCACGCGGATGCCGCCCGACGCGTCCTCGACAATAAAACCCTGCGCGGGAATTTGCAGCGTCACCACGCCGCGAACTTTCACCCGGCGGCCCGCGAGCCGGTCGGGATCGAACGTCGCCACGGCATCAATCGGCGTGGTCGTGATTGAAAAAGGATCGGCGGAAGGCGGCTCGATGATTTTGACTTGAGCCAGGCTCGGCGCGTGCAGGGTGATGCCGCTGAGTTGCCGCCGCACGTTCAATTCGGAAGCGCACGCGCCGGTCACACTGACGAGGGCATCAATCAGATTCGTCGGCACGGTGGCGTTATCAAAATTTGGGATGACCACCTTGAACCGGCCTTGCGGCGTCATGAGGCTGAGGCTCAAGTGTCCCCACTGCTGGTCGGCGCGGCGCACCACGCCTTCCATCTCCACCCAATGCGCGTCGAGCCGGCCGTTCGCCAAATCTTCCAGGTCCACTTTTGCGGGCGTGGGAAAATTGGTTTCGCCCAGCACGGTGATGGACGAGCCTAAAATTTCCGGCGCGAACCCGCCCGAACTTGTGTGCCCCGTCAGTTCGACATATTCGCCCGAGTGAACATCCGATTGATTCAAGTCCACGTACACCGCGCCGCCTTTGTCCTGAACAAATGCGTTGCGCCAATCGGCATCGGCGTAGGTGAGCACCCCGCGCAAACGCACGGGAATATGTTCGGCGGATTGTTCGCGGCGCAGTTTCAAAATATCGGAAACCTGCGTGAGCAGCGCCGGACGATTGGTCGAATGCGCCGTGCCATCGGCAATCGCCAGCGAATCATTTTGCGGCGGCGGTTGCGCGACTTCGAAATACGCGTTGTTCAAAAAAACTTCCGTCGGCGAAACTTGCAGGAAACCCCAAACATCCACGCGCTCGTCCGGCTGGATTTGCGTGAGTTGAATGACCTGCGCGCGAATGACGCCGGTCGGGTCTTTGACCACGACGGATTTGCCGGGCTGATACGAGACGACGAGGCCGTTGATGTGAACGGGATCATTCGTCCACGGGCCGAGTTCGAGATTGAGCAGGCTGCCGATGGACGCGACCGGCACCGGCGCGCGGTTCGGCGTGGACGTTTCGAGCACGTAAATCTCATTCATGCTCGGCGCAAAAACCGAGGCCGATTCCAGATGCCCGTCCACGGTCTTGCTGGCATTGATGCCGCGCGCGCGAATTTTATTTCCCACGAAACGCTTCAAATCATTGGCGGCGGGAACCGCGCCCAGGACATACACGAGACAATTTTGCGTCCCCGCTTGCAGCAGCAACGCGAGGCGTCCACTCGTATTTTCCGCCGACAACACCCGCCCGGTGATCTCCACCCATTCGCACCAGTAAGTGCCGAGTTCGGAAAGTTCGAGTTTTTGCGCGGGAGGAATCGTGCCGGGCCCGAGCACGGAAAGGCGGGCGTTGGTCAAGGAATTGTTCGTGGCGGTCGTGGCGAAAATTTCGACGAGCTGGCCGAGTTGCGGCTGCGTTTGAAAATCGTGCGAGTTGAAATAAGCCGTCTCATGGCCGTCATAGACATAAAGCTGATTCCAGCCGGAATCGTAACACAACACCACGCCGGTGAGATGGACGGGATGGCCCAGGGCGGACTGCTCCGGCGTGAGATTTTTGAGTTGATGAAGGGTGATGATTTCATCCGCCGGCGCGGCGTGCAGCCCCGCAGCGATCATCGCGTAAAACATTCCCGCGAGGAGAGCGGAGAGCCACAGGCGATTGCGATGATGACGGCGTCCGGACATGGGCGAGCTTGCTTTCGCATATACTACTATGCCGCGCCCGATGAGCAAGCGCCGTGTGCGCCTCCGAACGGACCGCGGGTCTGCGACCCGCGCAAGGTACATAAGGTCAGGCCGTTCTCGAATCAGCCTTGTGCGGCAATCTAGCTCGTGAGTTGCAGCGGGTCACAGACCCGCGGTCCGAACCGAAGTATTTCCATTGTTGCCAAAGCCAATGGAATTAAGCTATTAACGGGGACGCATGACGACGGTTGCTGAACAACTTCACCTGGCCCGCGAAGCCCAGAAACTCTCGGTCAACGATGTGGCCGAGGTGACGAAAATCCGCACCGACCACATTCGCGCTCTCGAAGAGGGAAATTTCAACGTCTTTTCCGCGCCGGTTTACATCCGCGGTTTCGTGCGCACTTACGCGACGCTCCTCAAGCTCGACGTCACGCGCATCATGGCCAATCTCGACGGCGAACTCGGCAAGACGGAAAAATTCCGTGAGCCGCCGCCCCTCAGCGATCAGAAACGCGGCGTCCTGGATTTTCTCACGCTGCAACTTTCCAAGGTGAACTGGCGCGTGGCCTCGGTGGTGCTGGTCGCCGCCGGAATAGTTTTGGCCATCAGCATGTTCGTGTGGATTTCGCGGCATCGCCACACGGCCGACCCGCTGGCGAATTTGCCGACCGGAATTTATCAACCAACCACGTCGGGTGAGATGGCCCCATTGCCAACGGTTGCGCCGAAGCATTAACCGCGCAGGCGCGGAGAGGGCAGCGAACTTACAAATCCTGCAAATATAATTGCCGATTGCGCCAAAGATAGAGCGCGCCGGAAAAGAGAGTCAGCCCCACAGCCACCCACACGGACAATGGCATGAACCACTCGATCCACGGGTGTCCCGCGATGTCGAAACCGAAGATGATCCGCCCGGGCGCGCCGAGTTGCTGGTAACTGTGATAGACGAGGATGGCGATGACCGCCACGATTTGCGAAATGGTTTTGTGCTTCCCATAGCCTTCGGCGGCGAGCACGAGATTGCGCGACGCAGCGAGCAGGCGCAAACCCGTGATGGCCAGTTCGCGCGCGACGATGATCACGACCATCCACGCCGCCATCCAGCGCAAATCCACGAACGCGATGAACACCGAGCAGACCAGGATTTTGTCCGCAAGCGGGTCCATGAGGATGCCGAAATTGGTGATGAGATTGTCGCGGCGGGCGATCTTGCCGTCGAAATAATCGGTGAGACTGGCCGCGCTGAACACCAAGAGCGCCACCGTTTCAAAAAAACGAAATTGCGAAAACATCACCACCAACAGGACCACCGTGAGCGCGAATCGCGAGACGGTCAATCTATTGGGCACGTTCATAAGGGCGTCGGAACATGGGACAAATTAAGACGCAACCGGTGTCCGCGGTCAATGTTTCGTGCAAGAGCAATGCCGCCCGTGAAGCGTTTCAAATCGGTTCGGCGATCAGGTCGTAGTCCGTATGGCCGATGATTTTCACGCGGGCAAATTCGCCGAGCGGAAGTTTTCCGCGAATGTAAATGCGGCCGTCAATGTCCGGGGCATCGGCCTCGCCGCGTGCCACCAAATATTTGCCCGTGGCCGCCAGTTGATCTTTGCGATGTTCGCGGCTGCGCAAAAGTCCGTGTTCCCATGAGCTGACGTCGGCCTTGCGCAGGTCTTTCGCGCTGGCTTCGGATTCAACCAGCACTTTCAATTCGCGTCCCACTTGCGCTTCAGAAATATGGCGCGCGATTTTATTTTGCAACGCCATCGCCTGATCGCGGCGTTGTTTTTTCACCGAGTCCGGAATTTGCCCGGCCATTTTGCCGGCGCGCGTGCCTTCCTCCTGCGAGTAAGTGAAGATGCCAAGCCGCTCGAATTTTGTGTCGCGGATGAAATCCAGGAGGCTTTGAAAATAGGCATCGGTCTCGCCGGGAAAACCCACGATGAACGTGGTGCGCAAGGCGATGCCCGGCACGCCGGCGCGGATTTTCGCGATCAGATCCACGATGTATTGCTGCGAAGTTTCGCGGCGCATGCGTTCAAGCATGTTTTCGTGAATGTGTTGCAAGGGCATGTCCACATAGCGCGCCACTTTGGGGCTCTCGGCGATGGCCCGGATCAAGTCATCGGTCCAATGCGCGGGATGCGTGTAAAGCAGGCGAATCCAAAAATCACCAGGCAACGTGTTGAGTTCGCGGATGAGGCTGGCGAGCGTGGCGGCATCTGCGGGCAATGATTTTGCGGCGGTCGTGAATTTTTCCGGCGACGCAATATTGCGGCTGTGGTTCTCGCGCAGGTCGAGGCCGTAGTAAGTCGAGTCCTGCGAGATGAGATTGATTTCCTTGACGCCATCGGCGATGAGCTGGCGCGCTTCCTGAACGATGTCGCCGGGTTGGCGGCTGCGATGGCTGCCGCGCATGCGCGGGATGATGCAAAAGCTGCACGGATGATTGCAACCCTCGGCAATCTTCACGTAAGCAAAATGCCGCGGCGTAAGACGAAAACGCGGTGTGGCAAAATCGGGAATGTAAACAGGGCGGGCGTTGACGTTGAGCAACGGCTCGGCGGGCGCGGGCGCGATGACGGTTTTCGTGCGGCCAAATTTTTCCGTGCCGCGAAGATTTTCTTCATCCTCGTGCGTGGAGTTTGCGCGGGCTTTGTCCATCTCGGCGAAACGATTGACGATGGAAGATTTTTTCGCGCCGGGAGTTTTTGCGGCGGAACCGGGCGGAGTTTTTTTCAGGCGTTGCGCGCGATGATCCATCGCCTGCTGCACGATCTCCGTGACCTGCGCGACTTGATCAATGCCCATGAAGGCATCCACCTCGGGCAAAAGCTTGGGCAGTTCCTCGCGAAAACGCTGCGGCAAACAGCCGGAGACGATGAGCCCCTGGCCGCGATTCTGGGCATCGCGCAACTCGGCGGATTGAAGAATGGTGTCCACGCTTTCCTCCTGCGCTGAATCAATGAAGGAACAGGTGTTGACGATGACGACGTCGGCGTGGGCGGCATCGTTGGTGATCTCGACGCCGCCTTTCATCAACGAGCCGAGCATGATTTCGGCGTCCACAAGATTTTTGGCGCAGCCGAGAGAAATCAGGCCGACCCGAACGGGGCGTTTGGTAGTATCACTGCTTTTCATTCAGAACGAATAATCTAAGCAGAATACAGTCGCGGTGCAACCTTGGAGGCGTTTGTTCAAGAAGGCGATTCCTGCGCTAATGTATCAAATCATCCGCCCGTAACTTTCGGAGAATCCGTCAGGACTTTCTTCAGGGTTTTGAGAAGGGTTTCCGCGGTATAAGGTTTGGGGACAAAATGTTGCACGCCCGCGCCGACCGCCTCGGCTGCGCCACCGCTGGCTGACAAACCGCTGGAACCGATGATCCGCACCAAAGGATTAATGGAGCGCAACGCAATGATCATCGCCGGACCGTCCATGATGGGCATGGCCATGTCGGTTAGGACAACTGCTATGTCCGCCCGATGTTGCGCGTAAAGTGCTACCCCCTCCGCCCCATTCACGGCTTCCAGCACACGATAACCAAACCGCACCAGCGTGCCGTGCGCGACTTGCCGGATGGCCGCCTCATCATCCACCACGAGAATCAATTCATTATTGCCGCGCGGCAATCGCGTTTGCTCAATGGCGACTTGCTCTCTGGAGACTTCCGACGAATCCGCCGGAAGATAGACTTTGAATTTCGTGCCCTGGCCTATTTCGCTGTAAAGATTGATGATGCCATTGTGGCTTTTGACAATCGCCAGCGTCGTGGAAAGTCCGAGCCCGGTTCCATGCCCAATATCCTTGGTGGTGAAGAACGGCTCGAAAACCCGGTCGCGAATTTCACGTGGAATTCCCGTGCCGGTATCCGCGACTTTCACCATCACGTAAGGCCCGGGTTGCGAGTCGGGGTTCATCGCGGCGTACGTTTCATCGAGCACGACATTTTCGAGGGTGATGCTCAGGTGGCCGCCGTTGGGCATGGCATCGCGGGCATTGACGCAAAGATTGAGAAAGACCTGATGCATTTGCGTGGGATCGCCAGTGACCATCCACAGTTTTTCGGCGGACTTGAAACGAATATCTATGGACTTGGGAAACGTGTCCTCCATGACCTTGATCAGGTCGCGAATCAGATGTTCGAGATTGACCGGGATGCGCTGGCCTTTCACGCCCCGGGCAAAGGAAAGCACCTGCTTGACCAAATCGGCGCCGCGGTGGGCGCTTTTTTCCAGCGTGGCGAGCAAATTGATGTCCTCGGGAGTTTGCGCGAGATCTTTCAATACCGCCACGGACATCAGAATCGGCGCGAGCACATTGTTCAAATCATGCGCAATGCCTCCGGCCAGCGTGCCGATGCTTTCCATGCGTTGCGCGCGGAGAAATTGCTGCTCCAATTTTTTACGCTCGGTGAGATCAATGACGAAGCAGACGCCTTCGTTGAGATCATCTTCAAACGAGGCCGCGCCGATCAAGACCGGCACGCGCGTGCCGTCTTTTCGGAAATATTCCTTTTCGTAAGGCGTGCAGGCTCCCTTGGTGATCATTTCTTTGACGCCGCGCCGGTCCACTTCGTCATATTCCGGCGGCGTCAACGTGGCCCAATTAATGCGCCCGGCTTCCAGGTCTTCGCGGGTGTAGCCAAGCAGGTTCAGCAGCGCATCATTGGCGCCGCTGATTTGCCCCTGGTTGTTGGCGAACATGACACCCTGCGCATTGGACTCCACCAACCGCCGGAAACGCGCCTCAGTGCGTTTTCTTTCGGTGATGTCGCGGATCATGGCCAGCACATTTCCATCGGGCATAAGGGCGGCGATCACTTCCGTCGGGAAAATGCTGCCGTCCTTCCGGCGAAAATTCCACTCGCGATGATACATTGACTTTGCCTTGATGATGTTCAGCGCGGGTTGGATATGGGGGACCTCCGCCTCGCTGACGATGTCCCGCGCCTGCAACCCGATTAATTGTTCAGGGGTATAGCCGAGCATGCTGCACATGCTCGCATTGGCGTCGAGATAAATGCCTTCCGCATTGGCGATGAGGATGCCGTCGGGTGCATATTCAAACAGCGCGCGATAACGCTCCTCACTTGCTTTCCGCGCCTCATCCGCCTTTTTTCGCGCCGTGATGTCGGAACTGTACACGCGTAACCGGCCTGTTTCGGGCACGCGAGTGATATGCTGGCTGAAGAAAAATTCTCCCACCGCCACTTCACGATAGGTGGACTGAAGTTTGTGATCCCGCGCCGTCCGGTAATCTTCCAGCAGGCTCTTCGTTAGCGGATGCAACACTCCATTGGCCAGATTCTCCGGCGCCAGCCGGATCGCGGCGTCATTGGCATAATGAATGATGCCGGTGGCAAGGTCCAACTCCAGGATTGGATTGGGATTCTGTTCGGGAAACGAGGCCAGCCACACCGCATGCTCACGGGCGCGCTTGCTCTCCGAGATGTCGCGCGCCACTTTGGAGACACCAATGATCTTCCCCGACGCATCTTTGATTGGCGAAGCAGTCACCGAAACATGGATGCGGCGTCCATCTTTGGTTTGCCGCTCGGTTTCGAAATGTTCGACACTTTCACCGGCGCGGATTTTCCCCAAAATCAGATCTTCTTCGTCACGGCGTTCCGTTGGGATCAATTGCATGATGGAGGCGCCGACCATTTCTTCAGCCGTGTAGCCAAACACTTTTTCCGCGCCATGATTCCAGGTGGTGACCACGCTCTGAAGATCCTTGCTGATGATGGCGTCATCCGAAAACTTGACGATGGCCGCAAGCCGCGAGGCCGCGATCTCCGCCTGCTTGCGCAACGTGATATTTTCGTGGGTCACCACCGCGCAAGCGGCGCCCTCGTCATAAAAACGCGTGACGCGCCCGACAAACCAGCGAATTTCCATGGGCGAATGGCAGGGATATTCCATCGAGAATTCATCGCGCTCATCGCTCAGTACCGCGCGGATGCCCGCCGCGAAATTGGCGGCATCCTGCGCGTCCGGGCCCGTCGCCCGATCACACACAGCCAGATAATTGTCACCAATCTCCGCACTTTGGGGCGAGGGGCGGTTCGCCGCCGCAAAGGCTCGCCAGGCTTCATTCGAGGCGAGGATGATTCCTTTTTTGTCTAAGACACAGAGATGTGCGGACAAGGCGTCAATCGTGGATTGCGCGAACCGGCCTGCCGCCATCAGCCGCTGCTCTGTGCGCTTGCGTTCCGTAATGTCCGTCAAGGCCACCACCACCGAAGCCACGCCGCCGTTTTCCATCATCGGTTCGTAACGGATATCGTAGTAGTGTTCTGTCTTCCCGAGTGCCAGGTGCCCCTCGTAAGCAACCCGGCTCCCGGCGAACGCTTTGTCCAGGCGCGGGGAAATCTGTTCTTCGTACATCGCGGGCAATACCTCCCGCACGAGTTTTCCAACAATGTCCGGCGACGGCAATTGCAGCAACTCAGCATATGCTTTGTTGGCATACACGTAACGCCGTTCGCGGTTGACAACTACCACCCCCACCCGCGCATTATCTGTGACGATCCGCAGCCGTTCTTCCGACGCTGCAAGCTCGCGCCGCAGCCGGACCGTTTCCAAATACGCCACGGTCTGCCGGCCAAGCCTCCGCAACGCGTCCTCCTGAGCGGCTGTGATGTCATGCGGTTTGACATCCATCACGCACAACACACCAAAGGCATGGCCTTCCGGCGTGATCAACGGCACGCCGGCATAAAAGCCGATCTTGTGAGACCTTATAATCGCATCCTTTGCGTAAAGCTGGTCCTTCGCCACAGCCGGGATGACGACCAAATTAGGCCGTCCAAGGGTATTTTGAATCAAAGCTATGTTCGGTATTGATTCGGGAGCGGTAAAACCAATATTTGCCACGACCTGAGAATGGCTCTCCCCTATTAAGACTATAAGTGACATCGCAGATTCGCAGATGTGCGCCGTCGAAACTGCTAATTCGTCTAAATTTGGATCAGGCAGCATCTTCGGTAAAAAAGAGTGCCAAAGCAAGTCCAACTGCTGATTGTCACTACCTGCTGCGAGCCGGGGCATGAAAAAACCCTATAGCCTAAAAATCTGAAAAATTCGAGAAAATTCGCATTTTGCGATCATTATCTATGATAAGCCCACAAAGACAAAGACTTAGCCAAGTATAAACTGGTATAAGTGGACATAAGCATTGTCAGGGAATTGTTACAGAAAGAGTAAAGGTATTTTTTGGAGTTAGACCATTAGTTATACTTAGTAAGTCGGTTCTTGCCATTTGAACAATCAAATTGGCTTCTTTTAAACGGTGCTAGTTTTTTGATTGAAAGCAGGGCTGCGCCTTTTTTCAGTCCGTAAAATCAGGGATCATCCAACTTTAAAACCTTCACTTATAGTAAATGGGCGCCATTAAAGGGGAGCAGGCGCAAATCAGATGGATTGACATTTTATAAACTTCGCGCACCATCACGCCGTGAAACCCATCCCAACTTTATACTCAATCTCTTTGGCAATTTTTTGCGCGTTGTTCCTCACATCGGCGAAGGCTGATGATATCAAGCTTGAATCTGGCAATCTTGGCTTCCTCAAAGGCCAGACCACCATCTGCGTGAAATACGCTTACGACGGAATGAAGGTGGACAATAAGACCGAGGAGGAGTTTATCAATTTCCAGGTTGGCGAGCAGAATAAAGGCGGGGCTGGAAAAGGTGAGGACTGGCTAAGTCACTGGAAAAACGACCGCGCCGGCCGTTATCAACCACTTTTCGAGGAGCGGATCAATAAGGTGCTGCACAAACGCTCGGTTGAGGTCAGTCCCAAGGCAACCGACGCCAAATACACCCTCATTATGAAAGTTGTAGCGGTCCACCCCGGTTGGGCTGGTTGGGGTTTGATTCACGATGGTTCCAGAATAGACGAAACGGCCACCTTCGTGGAAACCGCCCAGCCTGAGCATGTATTGGCCGTCATTAGCCTGAAAAAAGTTGATGGCAATGGTTATGACTACAATGTGTTTGGAAGGGTGTCAGACGCTTTCGGTAATTGCGGCAAACAACTCGGCCACTTCCTTTTAGATAAAAAGGCCTTCAAAAATTAGCCACTAAAATCACCTGTCGGTCTTTTGGGAACAAACGCTGATAGGTTGATTCAGCCATAGGCAGGAAATGGGATGTCACCGGGCAGCTTCAGACTCCTAACTGAGTCAACGCAGGCGATCCTTTCTCGTCGCGACAGCCACTTCCATTTTTTTCGCTGCCTGCTGGAGCCAAGAATTTTATCGAGTGATTTTGTCGCCGTGAGGATGGGGCGAGTGGCCAGTTTGATGAAATCAGGTATGACCGTTTAAAATTTATTCCAAGGATGCTTTTATCCTCACTTCGGGCTCGGGTACGACGATGAGGTTGCGGGCTTTGTTCAGGGATTGAAAATTATCGAGGGTTGCGCGGATTGCTCGTTTCCTGTGGAAGAGGTTGTGACTGTGGCTGATTTCATGCGGGTCGTTTTACGGTCGGCCATGAAGCGGAAATCCACGACTGCCTCCCATAGAATGTTTTGCTGG
This region of Verrucomicrobiia bacterium genomic DNA includes:
- a CDS encoding PAS domain S-box protein, with amino-acid sequence MIQNTLGRPNLVVIPAVAKDQLYAKDAIIRSHKIGFYAGVPLITPEGHAFGVLCVMDVKPHDITAAQEDALRRLGRQTVAYLETVRLRRELAASEERLRIVTDNARVGVVVVNRERRYVYANKAYAELLQLPSPDIVGKLVREVLPAMYEEQISPRLDKAFAGSRVAYEGHLALGKTEHYYDIRYEPMMENGGVASVVVALTDITERKRTEQRLMAAGRFAQSTIDALSAHLCVLDKKGIILASNEAWRAFAAANRPSPQSAEIGDNYLAVCDRATGPDAQDAANFAAGIRAVLSDERDEFSMEYPCHSPMEIRWFVGRVTRFYDEGAACAVVTHENITLRKQAEIAASRLAAIVKFSDDAIISKDLQSVVTTWNHGAEKVFGYTAEEMVGASIMQLIPTERRDEEDLILGKIRAGESVEHFETERQTKDGRRIHVSVTASPIKDASGKIIGVSKVARDISESKRAREHAVWLASFPEQNPNPILELDLATGIIHYANDAAIRLAPENLANGVLHPLTKSLLEDYRTARDHKLQSTYREVAVGEFFFSQHITRVPETGRLRVYSSDITARKKADEARKASEERYRALFEYAPDGILIANAEGIYLDANASMCSMLGYTPEQLIGLQARDIVSEAEVPHIQPALNIIKAKSMYHREWNFRRKDGSIFPTEVIAALMPDGNVLAMIRDITERKRTEARFRRLVESNAQGVMFANNQGQISGANDALLNLLGYTREDLEAGRINWATLTPPEYDEVDRRGVKEMITKGACTPYEKEYFRKDGTRVPVLIGAASFEDDLNEGVCFVIDLTERKKLEQQFLRAQRMESIGTLAGGIAHDLNNVLAPILMSVAVLKDLAQTPEDINLLATLEKSAHRGADLVKQVLSFARGVKGQRIPVNLEHLIRDLIKVMEDTFPKSIDIRFKSAEKLWMVTGDPTQMHQVFLNLCVNARDAMPNGGHLSITLENVVLDETYAAMNPDSQPGPYVMVKVADTGTGIPREIRDRVFEPFFTTKDIGHGTGLGLSTTLAIVKSHNGIINLYSEIGQGTKFKVYLPADSSEVSREQVAIEQTRLPRGNNELILVVDDEAAIRQVAHGTLVRFGYRVLEAVNGAEGVALYAQHRADIAVVLTDMAMPIMDGPAMIIALRSINPLVRIIGSSGLSASGGAAEAVGAGVQHFVPKPYTAETLLKTLKKVLTDSPKVTGG